A single region of the Mesotoga sp. BH458_6_3_2_1 genome encodes:
- the rny gene encoding ribonuclease Y produces the protein MMLLIGIIAGLAAGIALAYFILTPLAVKKAKEDLELQLKSAKQDSESIIKRAQEEADHMKKKALIEGREELHRLREEQEKDFKRDREELKQWEDRISRREDNIDKKEEAIEKTRQLLDSERVRVEEMKEEAEKKLFSLADLSMEEAREIVLKRAEEIYEHDLAQRLKEMKDHYDEEGNRYAKWVIVNSVQRYAADYTGDVTVSAVSLPSDEMKGRIIGREGRNIRAFEKLTGSDLVIDDTPEVVVVSCFNPLRRAIAKMTLDKLVEDGRIHPARIEEMYEKSKKEVYSEIKEAGQEALMKVGIPSMHPELVKLLGRLKFRTSYGQNVLQHSVEVAHLAALMASELGLNIDKVKRGAILHDIGKAIDHEVEGSHAIIGGEIAKRYGEKAHVINMIQYHHGETEALTPEAVLVAAADAVSASRPGARRESLDMYIKRLENLENIATGFKHIEKAYAIQAGREIRVIVEPEKVDDLLAEKMAVDIAKKIEEELEYPGVIKVTVIRERRSVSYAS, from the coding sequence ATGATGCTATTGATTGGTATAATCGCCGGCCTGGCGGCAGGAATAGCGCTGGCTTATTTTATACTTACCCCCTTGGCCGTGAAGAAGGCAAAGGAGGATCTGGAGCTTCAGCTAAAATCTGCAAAGCAAGATTCTGAATCGATCATCAAGAGGGCCCAGGAAGAGGCCGATCATATGAAGAAAAAGGCTCTAATCGAAGGTCGTGAAGAACTTCACAGACTTCGTGAAGAGCAGGAGAAGGATTTCAAGAGAGATCGTGAAGAATTGAAGCAGTGGGAAGACAGGATTTCCAGAAGAGAAGACAACATCGACAAGAAGGAAGAGGCTATTGAAAAGACGCGGCAGCTACTCGATTCAGAAAGGGTTCGCGTTGAAGAAATGAAAGAAGAGGCTGAAAAGAAGCTCTTTAGTCTGGCCGATCTTTCTATGGAAGAAGCCAGGGAGATTGTCCTGAAGAGAGCTGAAGAGATCTATGAACACGATCTTGCTCAGAGATTGAAGGAAATGAAGGATCATTATGATGAAGAAGGGAATCGATATGCGAAATGGGTCATCGTAAACTCTGTGCAGCGTTACGCTGCAGACTATACAGGCGATGTGACAGTAAGCGCAGTAAGTCTCCCTTCCGATGAAATGAAGGGAAGAATTATCGGAAGAGAGGGAAGAAACATCAGGGCCTTCGAAAAGCTTACTGGTTCGGATCTTGTGATCGATGATACACCAGAGGTAGTCGTTGTATCTTGTTTCAATCCTCTTAGGAGAGCGATAGCGAAAATGACTCTAGATAAACTCGTTGAAGACGGAAGAATCCATCCGGCAAGAATCGAAGAGATGTACGAGAAGTCGAAAAAAGAAGTCTACAGCGAGATAAAGGAGGCCGGCCAGGAGGCCCTGATGAAAGTGGGGATTCCCTCCATGCATCCTGAGCTTGTCAAATTGCTTGGGAGGCTGAAGTTCAGAACCAGTTACGGTCAGAACGTGTTGCAACACTCTGTTGAGGTGGCTCATCTGGCAGCTCTAATGGCTTCGGAACTGGGCTTGAATATTGACAAGGTGAAGAGGGGGGCAATTCTTCACGACATAGGTAAGGCGATTGACCATGAAGTTGAGGGATCACACGCAATTATTGGCGGTGAAATTGCAAAGAGATATGGAGAAAAGGCTCATGTAATTAATATGATACAGTACCATCATGGTGAAACCGAGGCACTAACCCCTGAAGCTGTCCTCGTGGCTGCAGCGGACGCGGTCTCTGCTTCAAGGCCTGGAGCAAGAAGAGAATCTCTAGACATGTATATAAAGAGATTGGAGAACCTCGAGAACATTGCGACCGGATTCAAGCACATAGAAAAGGCTTACGCTATTCAAGCAGGGAGGGAGATTCGCGTGATTGTCGAACCTGAGAAGGTCGACGATCTTCTGGCCGAGAAGATGGCTGTAGATATTGCTAAGAAGATAGAAGAGGAACTTGAGTATCCAGGCGTCATCAAGGTAACTGTTATAAGAGAGAGAAGAAGCGTCTCTTATGCTTCCTGA
- the pgsA gene encoding CDP-diacylglycerol--glycerol-3-phosphate 3-phosphatidyltransferase has product MVLTLPVLVLLMTGNTIGYYFSFAVFLIASLTDFFDGRIARKRGLVTDLGKFLDQIADKILVTSIFLGFMALSKVSLWFLFVVVTRDTVVSGIRMVASNKGKVIAADIFGKAKTVSQMTFLILLYSNLLWDIPPRGVMLWLEILIAAVTAISGANYLLKNIDIFKGGK; this is encoded by the coding sequence ATGGTGCTAACCTTGCCTGTTCTCGTGCTCCTAATGACAGGGAACACAATTGGATACTATTTTTCGTTTGCTGTCTTTTTGATTGCTTCTCTTACTGATTTTTTTGATGGAAGGATTGCCAGAAAACGCGGATTGGTTACTGATTTAGGAAAATTCCTAGACCAGATAGCTGATAAAATTCTGGTCACTTCTATATTTCTCGGTTTCATGGCTCTTTCGAAAGTCAGTCTATGGTTCCTATTTGTAGTTGTAACTAGAGATACAGTGGTTTCGGGAATCAGAATGGTGGCATCGAACAAGGGAAAAGTGATCGCCGCTGACATTTTTGGAAAAGCAAAGACGGTCTCTCAAATGACTTTTTTGATTCTGCTCTACTCCAATTTGCTCTGGGATATTCCTCCCAGGGGAGTGATGTTATGGCTAGAGATATTAATTGCGGCAGTTACAGCAATAAGTGGCGCCAATTACCTGCTTAAGAATATAGATATTTTCAAGGGGGGAAAGTAA
- the thpR gene encoding RNA 2',3'-cyclic phosphodiesterase: protein MRSFIAVDTGEKVPAMIDGISERLRRMGFKASWVPGTNAHLTLAFLDNIEPERLSLIASMLSRRLRGFPSFTLETGRIGYFKHKELPKVIWVAIERNQSLLNLQRETKVVLEAMNLPVDGNFRPHLTVGRMKFSPPMWRKFLSTIEDERIIFPVGEVSVFESILSRDGARYRKVFTCSFEGGLIEHAVEG from the coding sequence TTGCGCTCGTTTATTGCAGTAGATACAGGAGAGAAAGTTCCGGCGATGATAGATGGTATTTCGGAAAGACTTAGGAGAATGGGATTCAAAGCTTCATGGGTTCCGGGCACAAACGCCCATCTTACCCTAGCCTTTCTAGACAATATTGAACCGGAGAGACTTTCTTTGATAGCATCAATGCTATCGCGTAGACTTAGGGGTTTCCCTTCGTTTACACTTGAAACTGGAAGGATAGGTTATTTTAAACATAAGGAGTTGCCAAAAGTGATCTGGGTAGCGATAGAGCGGAATCAAAGTCTTCTGAATCTCCAGAGGGAAACCAAAGTTGTTTTGGAGGCGATGAATCTGCCGGTTGACGGAAACTTCAGACCTCACTTGACCGTTGGAAGAATGAAGTTCAGCCCGCCAATGTGGCGCAAATTCCTAAGCACTATTGAAGATGAACGAATAATCTTTCCCGTTGGAGAAGTATCGGTATTCGAATCTATCCTCTCCAGGGATGGAGCGAGGTACAGGAAGGTCTTCACATGCAGCTTTGAAGGAGGACTGATTGAACATGCTGTCGAAGGATAA
- a CDS encoding DUF4416 family protein: protein MGSYRKTEMVNLVVFMFGSYIDYRLQEIQPVLERKFGPADYISRSLDFDKYTSYYNDEMGYNLKGKLISFKRLVHPQQLSLIKKITNGVEENFRLEGKRKVNLDPGYVHHAQFVLASTKHWANRIYLWDGISAEITLMFVNGSFTPLPYTYPNYRDREYIEELMRIRELYLLKRKERL, encoded by the coding sequence ATGGGAAGTTATCGAAAGACAGAAATGGTGAATCTCGTTGTCTTTATGTTCGGTTCATACATAGATTACAGGCTTCAGGAAATTCAGCCAGTTCTTGAGAGGAAGTTTGGACCGGCAGATTATATATCGAGGTCTCTGGACTTCGACAAGTACACGTCTTATTATAATGATGAAATGGGCTACAACCTCAAAGGCAAGCTGATCTCCTTCAAAAGACTGGTTCATCCTCAGCAGCTTTCGTTGATAAAGAAGATTACCAATGGGGTTGAAGAGAACTTCAGACTTGAAGGGAAGCGAAAAGTTAATCTCGATCCGGGTTACGTCCACCATGCACAGTTTGTTCTTGCTTCCACAAAGCACTGGGCAAATCGAATCTATTTGTGGGACGGCATCTCTGCGGAAATTACACTTATGTTTGTCAACGGTTCTTTTACACCTCTTCCATATACCTATCCTAACTACAGGGATCGGGAATACATCGAAGAATTGATGAGAATTAGAGAGTTGTATCTCCTGAAGAGAAAGGAAAGACTATGA
- a CDS encoding regulatory protein RecX, with protein sequence MLSDPLKDALRYLRYRLRSRKEIRTQLFKKGYSEEEIEEVIEKLEKQNLLNDRVFARFYISDGLNVYYKGPFRLKQELLKLGVSEELIRDSMDKELENCDLQEVAKKAAGNTEQTDPDKIRRKLYRKGFSSTIIDEIIGEIKQKS encoded by the coding sequence ATGCTTTCCGATCCGTTGAAAGATGCTCTGAGATATTTGAGATACAGGTTAAGATCAAGAAAGGAAATCCGCACACAGCTCTTCAAGAAGGGGTATTCCGAAGAAGAGATTGAAGAGGTCATTGAGAAGTTGGAAAAGCAGAATCTACTGAACGACAGGGTCTTTGCCAGATTTTATATCAGTGATGGGCTGAATGTTTATTATAAGGGACCTTTCAGACTGAAACAAGAGCTTCTGAAGCTTGGCGTTTCGGAAGAGCTTATTAGAGATTCGATGGACAAAGAATTAGAGAATTGCGACTTGCAAGAGGTTGCAAAGAAGGCAGCAGGTAACACAGAACAGACAGATCCTGATAAGATTAGAAGAAAACTCTACAGAAAGGGTTTTTCGTCTACGATAATCGACGAGATTATTGGTGAGATAAAACAGAAATCATGA
- the rimO gene encoding 30S ribosomal protein S12 methylthiotransferase RimO, which produces MKFGVLSLGCSKNMADMDNFMGIMIGRGHEIVKDALIADLLVIDTCGFIDDAKRESLEEIFKSISFKARNPGLKVLAVGCLVQRYFEELKSEIIEIDGLIGVTSPMTLADLIEKEEFFYHREPEVVYDYSNRVAGKYSAYVKIGDGCNRDCAFCSIPSFKGRSVSRASESVVKETLSLVKKGVKEVVLVSQDSTQYGRDLNEGLDLKGLLRKLNDLEGDFWIRLLYLHPDHVDDALVDTIISLPKVVDYFDMPVQSGSDKILKRMGRSRNSAELLEMLLCIRQKAPHAILRTTVMVGFPGESEVTFNETLDFVRTVEFDRLGGFVYSREEGTKAFGQRATVGKEHATQMLETLMEEQDTISAERLSHFKGKVLTVLLEESGASYTLGRAYNSAPEVDGVVVLKGHNEEGVFLKARITETYEHDMEGVVLDELA; this is translated from the coding sequence ATGAAATTTGGAGTCCTTTCCCTGGGATGCTCTAAGAATATGGCCGATATGGATAATTTCATGGGCATTATGATAGGCAGGGGACATGAGATTGTGAAAGATGCCTTGATTGCTGACTTGCTAGTCATTGACACCTGCGGATTTATAGACGACGCGAAAAGGGAAAGTCTTGAAGAAATATTCAAGTCCATTTCCTTCAAAGCAAGAAATCCTGGGCTCAAAGTACTTGCAGTAGGATGTCTTGTTCAGAGGTATTTTGAAGAGTTGAAGTCGGAGATTATAGAAATCGATGGTTTGATAGGGGTTACAAGCCCGATGACTCTTGCTGATTTGATTGAGAAGGAAGAGTTTTTCTATCACAGAGAGCCCGAGGTAGTCTATGATTATTCCAACAGAGTGGCAGGCAAGTATTCTGCATACGTGAAGATAGGAGACGGATGCAATCGAGATTGTGCTTTCTGTTCAATTCCCAGTTTCAAAGGAAGATCGGTTAGTCGCGCCTCAGAAAGTGTGGTTAAGGAGACGCTTTCTCTTGTGAAAAAGGGTGTTAAGGAGGTAGTCTTGGTATCTCAAGACTCCACGCAGTATGGCAGAGATCTGAATGAAGGACTTGACCTCAAAGGACTTCTCAGGAAACTGAATGATCTCGAAGGCGATTTCTGGATACGCCTTCTATACCTTCATCCCGATCATGTTGATGATGCTTTGGTGGATACGATCATCTCGTTGCCGAAAGTAGTAGATTACTTTGACATGCCTGTTCAGAGTGGTTCGGACAAAATTCTGAAGAGAATGGGGAGATCCAGGAATTCTGCCGAGCTTCTTGAGATGCTTCTATGTATAAGGCAGAAGGCTCCTCACGCTATTTTGAGAACTACAGTCATGGTTGGATTTCCTGGTGAAAGCGAAGTTACTTTCAATGAGACTTTGGACTTTGTGAGAACTGTAGAATTCGACCGACTTGGAGGCTTTGTTTATTCCAGGGAAGAAGGAACAAAAGCGTTTGGCCAGAGAGCGACGGTCGGAAAGGAACATGCGACACAAATGCTAGAGACACTAATGGAAGAACAGGATACCATTTCCGCTGAAAGGCTTTCACACTTCAAAGGAAAGGTATTGACTGTATTGCTTGAGGAAAGCGGTGCCAGCTACACTTTGGGAAGAGCTTACAACAGTGCTCCTGAAGTCGACGGAGTGGTCGTGTTGAAGGGTCATAATGAGGAAGGAGTTTTCTTGAAGGCAAGAATTACGGAAACTTATGAACATGACATGGAAGGTGTTGTGCTGGATGAACTTGCCTAA
- the recA gene encoding recombinase RecA has product MLSKDKKNALERAIKDIEKQFGKGSVMLMGEKEDRKNIEVISTGSLAVDIALTVGGYPRGRVVEVYGAESSGKTTIALHAIAEVQKRGGIAAFIDAEHALDIHYAQNLGVDVDNLLISQPDYGEQALDIVDGLIRSNAVDLIVVDSVAALVPRTEIEGAMGELQVGLQARLMSQALRKISGNVSKSKCIVIFINQTRMKIGVVYGNPETTTGGVALKFYASVRLEVRRGSAIREGNTVLGNETTIKVVKNKVAPPFREAKVDIIYGQGIEHANELFNLALSENMIDRKGAWYAYIATDGNEVSLGQGKANGVEFMKENPELMLEMENRLRTKFNLPLLEVKKEEKDEDS; this is encoded by the coding sequence ATGCTGTCGAAGGATAAGAAGAACGCACTCGAAAGAGCGATAAAGGATATCGAAAAGCAGTTTGGAAAGGGTTCGGTTATGTTGATGGGAGAGAAGGAAGACCGAAAAAACATTGAGGTAATCTCGACCGGGTCACTTGCAGTTGATATCGCCCTCACAGTGGGAGGATATCCTAGAGGTAGAGTTGTTGAGGTCTACGGTGCGGAATCAAGCGGAAAAACAACAATAGCCTTGCATGCCATCGCAGAAGTTCAGAAACGTGGCGGAATAGCTGCCTTTATTGATGCAGAACATGCCCTGGATATTCATTACGCTCAAAATCTTGGCGTGGACGTTGATAATCTTCTGATATCTCAACCGGACTACGGTGAACAGGCCCTCGATATCGTAGATGGTTTGATCAGGTCAAATGCAGTGGACCTCATTGTAGTAGATTCGGTTGCCGCACTCGTGCCTAGAACTGAAATAGAGGGCGCTATGGGTGAGTTACAAGTAGGTTTGCAAGCTCGTTTGATGTCACAGGCATTGAGGAAGATTTCGGGAAATGTGAGCAAGTCAAAATGCATTGTGATATTCATCAATCAAACGAGAATGAAAATCGGAGTAGTCTATGGTAACCCTGAAACCACTACAGGAGGTGTCGCACTGAAGTTTTATGCTTCGGTCAGGCTAGAAGTCAGAAGAGGCAGTGCGATAAGAGAAGGAAATACAGTCTTGGGGAATGAAACAACCATTAAAGTTGTCAAGAACAAAGTTGCTCCCCCTTTCCGCGAAGCGAAGGTAGACATAATCTACGGACAGGGAATAGAACACGCGAATGAGCTTTTCAATCTTGCACTCTCAGAAAACATGATTGATAGAAAAGGTGCATGGTATGCATACATTGCCACCGATGGTAATGAAGTAAGCCTTGGCCAGGGAAAGGCCAACGGAGTGGAGTTCATGAAGGAGAACCCCGAGTTAATGCTGGAAATGGAAAACAGACTGAGAACGAAATTTAATCTGCCGCTTCTGGAAGTGAAGAAAGAGGAGAAGGACGAGGATAGCTGA